ACTCTATGGAGTTAGCAAAGAAACTCCCCGCTGACCTTATTCTCAGTATTTCAAGTAGGTTCTATAGGTTAAGGTCAAAACCCTAGTTAATGGTAAGTCCTCTTCTATCATATAAGGAACAGGTGCAAGATTTATCCATATTTCAAGAGGGGCCATGGATTTAGTATTTAGTGATAAACATATCATCAAGAAATGTAACCGATGGTTGGAAGTTTAACAGGGTAAAATGACAGTGTGACTAGCACCCCCTAGTGTTGAGGAGAAGCTGTGAGTAGATGGGAGGTGGCTGAGAGATGGGGATGTTacagattttctctttgttggTGCTAaggctctcagtcatgtctgactctttatggcccaatggactatagcctgccagattcctctgtccatggaattttccaggcaaggatactggagtgggttgtcatttcctactccaggggatctttgtgaccctgggattgaacccacgtctcttgtgtctcctgcgttggcaggtgggttcttcaccactagtaccacctgggaagctcctcctCTTTATTGCTTTGCTTTAAATCCACTTCTTCAGGAGCAGAATTCCAGGATGCTGGGTTCATCTGCCAAGAGACTTCTGGGTAAAGTGCTTAAGGTAATTCAAGAGAAGCATCCAGGGATGAAACCAAAACTAAGATGCCATCCTGGAGGTGAAAATCAAGTGGCCAGGAATGAGCTATAGACAGTAGCAAAGTTAGGCAGAAGCAAGAGATTCCTGGTGGAGCCTGGAGAGACTCCTGGCTGCTACCTGAGCAAACACTATAAGCATTTGTTTTTCTAGGACTCTCGAGCTTTTAAGGGAAGGAAATTTTTGAAGACCCTGGGTAAACTTGCATATCATTCCTCAAATCACCACCAATCTTGCCTTAGCTAAGGACGAGAGTGCTGAAGTAAGAGTGAGAAGGCTTCTGGAGGCAGAAGCATTCTGAAGACAGATATCTGAGTAGGTAAAATAAGCAGAAGTAAAAGTCACAAGCCTTAACAAGCAGGTATAGGGTAGAGTTAGTCATTGGTTGCCTAGATGCCCTTAAGTTTTTAGCAATTTTAGATGTCTCTTTGGTTTGCTTTTCTGACTCTAGCTCCTCTGTTTGTAGAAGTTGGTATTTGTCATCATGCTGAAACCATTCTACATACAGACAAGGTTTCATTTAttgtcccagccctgcctcctttcTGTCCTGTGGAGTTTGGTGATATGAGGAGAAtggagccagtcagctcctggactCTCTTTCCTCCTGTCATTCATTTGAACACTTAATTTATGCCAGACACTTCATTACACACAGGGAATATATTAGTGGACAATACTGACACAAATCTTGCCCTTATGAAGTTCACGTTCTAGTGGAAGAGGCAGACAATAAACAGATTGCCAAAATGTAGTGTGACATATGATGCTAAACCTAGGAACAAGGATACAGTGGTTCAAACTGTACATAGGGTGGCCAAAGGGGTTGTTTTTGAGTAAAaatttgaaggagatcagtctggtaGGGCTATAATAAAAggataccacagactgggtggctcaaATTGAGgacatttgttttctcacaggtctggaggctgaaagtctaaCAGCAGGGTGTTGTTAGGGTTGGTTTCTGAGGAGACTCCTCTTCCTGGCATGCAtgtggctctgccatttactggCTGTATATTTTTTGGAAAGTTGCTTTACTTCTTTGCATTTTGGTTTCCTAATCAgtaaaattggaataataatCTACCTCGCAGAGGTATTGTGAGgactaaattaataaaatgaaatgaaattgggAAAATTTATGGTCCATAGTAAACAGTATATAAATGTTTGCCTTCCTGGAAACTATATACATTACAAACTAGCCAATCTCATTCCTCCAAATGTGTGCCTAGCTCCTCTCCTATAAGGTTCAGGTGGGCTTATCAGGCTTTCATAGGCAGCAACACAAAGTCACAGACTGAAAGGTAAACTAAGTCCACTGGGAAAAGATAAGGGCCATTTGATGAGAACACTTGATTTGAATAACAAATCCATATAGCCAAAGGTAGGCTTAAAGTTGGGGGTATAGAGTCAAAAGTTGGGAGTCAGACAGAGGTGGGGAAGagcacagaggaaggaggagagttcAGTATGACAGCATGCTAGAAACAAATGAGATGGTGTTCAGGATGGCTGCTGCAAAGCTTCATCCCACTCCCCTAGACTCCCCACCCAACCCTATCAGGAAAGCCTCACGAAAGGCCCTGGCCAGGGTCTAGGATAATTTTGCATTGGGAGACTGATTtccattacaatttttttctggCTCCATAAAATCCTCATGGTATTAAGTACCGCAGAAGAGGGAGCCAAGGTACCAATCAACAGGTGTCTAATATTTCTATGTGCCCTGGCTTCTCAGTCCAAGTTTTCAGGACTAAGAGATAATATTTAAGAGTAGGTAAAGATTTAGATTGACTCGGCTCAGCAAGGATTGATGGAAGGCAGGATGAATATGCAGAGATGGGAATAATTAGCTATCTTCTTCCATAGGATAGATAAAGATAGATAAATATGCTAAGGaagacatatttaaattttatgcagGAATGAATGGAGTAGATGTCTCATCTCTATATAGCCTCAATCCAATGGTCACTGGTGCCTTTGAAGGTATTTTATACATGTCCACTGTAAGTCTGTGTCTTTTCTAGGTGCTGATCATTGGGGTGTTTCTAATAATCAGGAATTTGGGGTAAATAATAGTCTGGAAGCTATAAGAGTTATGGAATGGTATATGTTGGGTGGTGAAGCAATGCTGTGAATTACATGAGATTTTTGTGGCAGTAAGAAACATTGACCAGCTAAATTATTTCTAAGAAGTGTTTACAGACTAACACAGAGGTACAATGACTTTTGCTTGTGTTTGTGGAGATTGAGGGACCATTTTGTAGAGCAGCTTTCTATTGCTTGTTTTTctgtataataaaaaatattggctGGTCTTTGTCTCTGATTCCTTGTAAGGAGCCTTtaaatccttggaatttcccaagtgAAAGGACCGTTGTCGTTATTCATGATAGGTCCCTCAGTAGTTTCAAGATGGGGGCTAGCAGTGCTGGAAAGACCCAACCATGTGATTAAGGTTTGGAGAGTTGAGTCACATTATATCAGCCTGTCCTCCCAATCTCTGCAGAGAGAAGAGGACTGAAGATTGAGTTCTATCATGTGGCCAATAATTCAATCAATCATACCCATGTAATGAAACCCCAATAAAAACTCTGGTCACCTGAAACTGTACAACTGAGCCTGCCAGATTGGTAATCGTATATTTATGTGCTGTCAGGATGATGCATCCTGAAGACATGGAAGCATCAGGTTTTCTCTAAGAACTCATTCTGGTGCTTCTTCACTTCGTCAATCCCAATTTATACCCTTTATAGTAAAACTTTAATCACAAGTACAgggctttcctgagttctgtgagtcattccAATTAATTATGGTATTTCAAGGAGTACTAAGAAATCCCTGAAGGTTTGTAGCCAATTGGTCAGAAGTGTGGGTGGCCTGGGTTACAATACAAGTTTCTAGGTCAATACTAGGATATTTAAAGCCATACTATGaagttaaatatgaaaaatctATATGACTGTATAGACCATTTTCAATGTAAttgaatcttttaatttcttagttCTAATGTTCTAGAATGAAAGTTTGGCTCAGCTAAGTCTATGAATTGTTCCTCTAACTTAGATAAGCATTTTTTATCCAATTAGCTGAAAGTTTTAGTGCCATGGGCCTGAGGTAAGGTAGCCAGGATTGGGGTAGAGGTGATGGAAACCTTCAACTTCCAGAAGAACCCACTCCTTTTCTTGAGGTGATCATTTATTTGGGTTGTTGTATAGTTAAACAGGGAAGGAACTTTTAAATTACCTGGTGAATTCTCAggaatttccagatatttttgACTGTTCTAGGGATCTGCTTAGTAATTTCTGAAAGATGACCAAGTGCCATGATAATGTGTCACAGTAGCTGGCCAAGGTGCATCATTTTGAGGGCattcttccacttttcacttgCCTTTTGTGAATCAGGCTCTAGGCACTGGAAGGCATGGCATCATTGAGCCTCCCAGCAATATATCTGGTCAGAAGGAGTGGGACATGGTCAGCCCCAGTAATTTTGATAGTGCGGCACTCATCATTTTTCTTATGTTGGACTTCATGGATAAGAACTGAAATTCCATGGCCCAGAGGCAACTGATCTCATTCCTTAGCAGAATCAACAAATGGCATCATTGTCCCCTTAATGGGGAGGACCATCAAGCACATTGGCTAGCATTGTCAGAAGACCTACACAGTTCTAGATTACTGCTGACTCTTCTGCAGTTCATGCAATTCATGAGTAGGTATGTGATATATTTTCTCTCAAATATGAAGATAAGAATAAAGTAGATTCTGTAAGTGCAAGTGAATTTCTCTGGGAGTGATGCTTGCAATATGCTGGTGTATGTATGATGCTAATGAACAAGGGTTTGGTACTATACTCCCATCCTTGCTAACTGCATGGAGAGTGCCATCTGTGGGAGTTAGAACTTTCAACCTTGTCTCTATCTTCCATTCCAGCTCTTCACTCATATGAGCAGTGGAAGACCAAGAAAACCAAGAAACTCAGGGAATTTTGTTCCAATATCACTCCCAACCGAAGGATCTCAGAAATTGAGTCAGATGGGGCATCTTTGAGGGTTCACATATTCTGAGCATTATTGCAAACTGCATCCTGAAGTTGCCTAAACTGAAATAGACTGATGCTGGGCTACAAAATCCAGATGTGGCTAGATGAACAGAAGTGATCCAATTATAAAGGTTAACAGGCTAGAAAATGAAGGTCAGCAATGTATGGGAAGGGTAGAGGcaagtggaagaaagaaaatccGGAGGAAACTTTTGATGCAGAGTCCACATGCTCATGGAGGCATTTTGTTTGGTGTCTGTGGCTGTTGATGCAGGTATGCTGGAATTCAATAAAAGAGTCAAAGCAAAATGAATGTTCAGCTCCAGCATTATCAGTATCAAGTCTTTTCAATTCTACATCTTTATCAACTTGCGAATCTATCTGTCCCTCTCTCCTATGCAGTTTCTTCCTAAGTTTTAGAGATTATATCACTTAAATACTTAATCTATTTCTATGGTGACCAGAGTGATACATCTAAAACATGAATTTGACTTAAGCACCTTCAACTCATTTCCTACAGAATTAAATACTAATGTCAGATAGTATATAAGATTATTTATGATCTTGCCCTTTGCTTATTTCTCCATCCTCATCTCTCACAACTTCCCCCCTCTCTCTAGCCACAACGACCTATTGGTATTTCCTGGAACATACTATTCTATTACATTCCTTCATGACTTAGTTCCTCTGGATATTGTCTGGAATGTTCTACTCTTTTATACCTTATAAATTCCTACTAGTCCTCTAAGACTTTgactctgaattcttttctgaTCTACCAAGGCAGAGTTGAACATTCTTTCTTTATAGGTATCTTCTATTTTAGCATCTACTGCAATGAGTTGCAATGATCTGAATATGTTTCTAGAGAGCAGGGGCCATGACTAATAAATTTCTGTGCCTTCAGAgcttggcacagtgcctgacacatagtaggatCTCAAATTATCTCTGGATAGGGAAGTGAAATGCTTTAAAAGCAGGAGGAACTTGTCAACGAGTTCATGTTGTTGATAATCTCTTGGATTCAAGATTTGATGTCTGAAGTATGTGATATTGATTCCTTCATTTAtgcaacaagtatttattgaacatctacccTAAGCCTGGCATGGGAATACAATGATAAACAAAAATAGTTTTGTTCTTCACTGCTTTCAGGAGTTGAGGATTTATTGGGGGAAACTATTATAGCATTTGTAtaaattactaaataaaatagaacataTCCTGGGTTTGGCCCATCATGTTAGCTGGAGATTTTCTCTAACACAAGGCTTTCTGTAATATGGGATCAAAGACTTTGCCTGTTGGGCTACTTTGGCTTCATGAATTCTGCAAGTTTCTCTCTAGTTCTTCAACTTAGAAAACTACAACAAATTGCACTTCCCCAGTggtctggtggtaaagaatttgcctgtcaatgaaggggacacaggttcaatccctggtccaggaagattccacatgctgcagggcaatgtACCACAACTACTTAGCCTACACTCTGGAGCCCgtgagttgcaactactgaagcccaggtgctctagagctcatgatccacaaaaagagaagccatcgtgatgagaagcccatgcacaacaaCAGAGTATCCCCTACTcacttcaactagagaaagcctgcagatAGCAACAAAGACtgagcacggccaaaaataaataaataagccccaaatttaaaaaactaaaacaaattaaaacacaacTTGTAAGACAAGTTGAACATCTTGTTTTAATCCAAGCAAAACTTTGTTTTCAGGAATATGTGGGCTTTATATCAGTGACTTTATAGTTTACCAAATGCTTTTGCATTTATAGTGGTAGATGGTTTTGCTTATAGTCAAACCAAAGGAATATAGGGGAAGCagtcaaaaatcaacaaaacaggATCACTTTATTACGTTGTAGGGACTACCTTTAGGCAATGAGATGTTATCAATATAtatatccaagaaaataaagactctaGACCCCTGCTAAAAGCCAATATAAAACTCAAGCTTTTAATCCAGGCAGTGTTACTGGAGGAATGAAAGAAGCTGCCAGATCCTGACAGttgaaaatagaaaggaaaaaaaagaagtagctCCTATGAAAATCAGATATGAGAAAGTTCGAATAAACTCAAACCATGTCCTACAGGGTCCTGTTATCTTGATATCCCGAGGGCTGGGTTTTGTCTCCTTCTCATTTCGGATTAGTACAAACAAGTGCTTATAAACAAGTACAAACTTGGGGTCAAAGTGACCAGTGATGTACAATCGGTTAGGTCCATTCAAAGGTATAATGGCCAGAATTTCAGGGGCAAGAGTCTGTCTTAAATGTCACTTAAGACAGGGGTTTACCTTTCTTGAATTTGGCAATGCTCTTTTCCCTTCAGTCTCTCAACTGAAAATGATAACTAGGAATTGCTGCAGAACAAAgaaacaatattctttttttataggtAGCATGCTGCTGTGGCAGACACACATGGCCACAAGGATTAAATTATAAGGCCctcattttcatatataaaaagattataaacaaagcacaaagcagaaTAAAGTTGCAATTTCAGCTTGAGTCCAAAGTAGTTGACAATCCCTAAATTGAAGCTACTTTGCTTAattagcagtttaaaaaaaatcattttataaaagtcATAGTATCCTGTACCAATTAGTCTATTAATATTTTCCCCCTTTCTGAGGGcctcagagaaaaacaacagtTTTCTTtatcacctttaaaaaataaaaatcataggcCAGGCAGAGCTTTCAAGGTTCTTTCTAATattagggaaagaaggaaggaaacttgTAGTTCTTTCGTACTTTGTTCCTGGATCTAAACAGAAACCTATTTTGCCCTTTTTGTACACtagtttttccaaaaaagaagTTTTGGCTTTGGCCTAAAACCCCTCTGGaaccaaactcctgtccatttaAATCCAACCCCAGGAAGGCTAGTATAGTGATACATTTCATCTACAAACTTCAGTGTAAAATAACTGGTTACAAAACATTGGATATTTTTATCTCAACAGTAGCAAATATCTATGTACAAACGGGGATTGCTTTTCTCAAAACCGGACTCTCTCCATTTCCTAAATTCACTTTACCATTGTGGTTTGGTTACTTGTTTTTGATGGGCAGAGTTGCAGTTGGGATCATGGAAGGGAGTTCTTGCACTGGTTAGGTGGCCAGGCAAGTTAACCAAGGAGCTCATTCTGGCTCCAGAAAGGGAAGTAGGTCATCCCTACTTGCCAGAACTGGATCATTCCCACTCCCTGACACCGGGAGCGGTTCATCCCTACTCCCAGAAACTGGGAGTGGATCATCCCCACTCCCCGCTGAAGAAGGAAGACAGTCATGGCCAAGCTCTCTGCCACCTGTGACTCTGGACTTGATTGTCCCCATAAGACCTTCAAAGGATCTGAATGTGACTGATTTCTTCATATCTCCAAGCTTCCTGCAGATGGCAGAGCCCATCGTGGACAGGGCAGCTGACGTCTTTTGTTTCATGTAGGCGTTGGAGACCTGAACGTCGTGCCAGCTCTTGGACAGATTCTGCGTCAGCCCCACGAAGGCCGTAAGGGCCAGCTTCTTCTTGAGCTCCACACAGCGTCTCTCTTTGGCTGCCAGCGCTTGGCGTAGCATTACAATTTCTGCCTCCAGTTTAGCGAGCTCACATTTGAGCTGCTTTTGCTCTGCCTCAGTGAGATCCTCTGGTTCGGCAGTCAAGCGGGATTCACAAAGGTCTGCAGAGGTCTCTGTCAAGGCGTCTGGCATAGACTGAGAAAGAACATCTTCATTAAGAGAGTCCAGGTCCAGTTCTTGGTAGAGAGAGTCGAACTCGTGACCAGAAGAGAAACAGTCTTGGCCAGCAGAGTTGAAGTCTAGGCCTTCGGGGTCAGACTCTAGGGTGGGGTGGGACTCGAGGCAGGAAGGATCCATGTCTTGTCTGGTAGAACGGGTGCCTTGGCCAGTGAGTGAAGGTCCTGGCTGTGGAGTAGATGCCTTGGTTTATAGGGTCCACTTCCGGCTAGGGTTGGGGGGGTGGCTGGAGGGGGGGGTGGCTGGAGGGTAGGGTAGGCTGGGTTGGGGTTGTGGAGGTCGGACTTCCGGCCTAAAGGTGGCAGAGGGCGGAACTTAGGCTCAGTGCCTGCGCCTCCAGTATTCATAGTGGTTTCGACATCACAACGTCACTGTGAGGTAGGTACTGCAGCAGTTGTCAGGGAGAGGTGTTTTCCCTCCTACCTCAGTAGGTGACTGGTTCTGGCCTTCAAACCAAATCTGACTCCGTGTACGGACCTCTTTCCATCAGAGCAGCCAttttaaaaactctgaaaatCAGTTGAACTTTTTTGTGCTAACAGATTTATAAGCCTcatacatgaaataaataaacaccGTCTCAAAGTGGGACAGGGAGTCTAGAACTCCAATTGGTCCCCTCCCAACCTTCCCTTTCCAAGTTCCCAAAGGGGCCTGAGAAACTTCTGGCACCACTTATAAAGTGTATTTGAAGGGCCCTCAAAGCTCTTAAATTTAACAAGCCCCCATGGTATGAAGTATCAACAGTGCCAGAGGCTTGGGATGGTGGAGCTTAGAAAATGAGCCTGACCAGTCACAACTGTCTGTTATTttgaggaaggaaagggagggagaatTAGTAAATTTATAATAGTTGTGTCAAGTTTAAGCTTAAGAAAAGCAAAGGTTACTGTATTATGAGAAtttaagagagaagaaatacgATATATGCAGATATATTCATgggttttcaatttctttttttttcttttccaagcaTTCACTTACATTTCTGAGGGCACGTCTGTCCACATACACCGTTATCAGTTGTGGGAGGTGGTCCTCACAGaaaagtagtagtagtagtagttgaACAGGCTCTATCAGGGTGCCGATCTACTACTTCAATCAGAGCTGGTAACTTATAGAGTGGAAAAATCAGGGCTTCAGTCCAGTGAGGGCAGGTGACTAGGTATCACTTAGCTCATTACCTGGATGCCCATTCCCAGGGAATAGCCTTGAACAGGTCTTAGTTTCTAGTGAGTGGTTTTGTTGGATATTCTGGTAATTCTTACAAGCATGATCTTGTGGAAGGTGATACAGTCCTCATCAGATTTCAGCAATTTGCCATACTCGTGTCTATATAGCTACAGTAAAGCATCTAGCTGGGCATCCAAACCAACTACAAACCTTTGGCTTTATATTTAATAATCCTTTCATATAGCTCAGTAGTGTTTATTATTGGCTTACCTTGAAGCATGtgcctccctttaaaaaaaaatgaggatttcCCTTGTGGAAACATGAAGGCTGATAAGGTATTTTCCTGTATGTATAAAGGCCTGAAAAGGGCAGTAAGGACTGCTTAAAAACTGTTTTGTTCCAGAGGGTAGACTCTTCCTCCACTGCCTGCAGAAACACTAGTGGTTTCAGGAATGTTCTGACTCTGAATCAGTATTCTCCTTTCAAAACTGAAGGTGAAGGGCAAAGAAACCTCTGAATTAAGCTAAATAATGTGGAGCACACATTTGTCTATTCCAAGCTGAGATTCCAAATCACTGGATTTGAGCTAGCACTTGATTATCCTCTGAATTGTTGCAGCCACCAACCTCACTGtctactttcttatttttctatttcctcaccCTTTAGTTTAGTGTATGAAATCTTTTGTTAAGTTTGATTCTTTTTGTAGAGTAATGATTTCTCTCATACAAAATTGACCTGACCTCTCTGAGCAACTTTGTTTCCCGATTCCAAATCAAAATATAGCCTCTGGAAGGGGGCCTCCTAACTAGTAATGTTCTGACCTGAGTAGACCTGGAAAAATAGGTAACACAGTGAAATAATCCATTTTATTAGGCTTATTCATAACTACATACAAAAAAACTCATGTATTTTGGAAACATAGATCTTTCAAATGAAATTTCACTTGATTTATAGTGATTGTAAGAAACTATTTGAACAAGCTGtttttttaagatgtaaaatACTGAGCTACTGCCTCATGACTTTAGAAGCTCACATCTCTATATTAGACGATGAAATAATCTGTATTATACAGCAAGGCATACAaaactgttcatctgaaactgaAAGCTTTCTGATGCTATTTATGCGCTAAAAGGGGCTTCTCTGacggctcaggtggtaaagaacctgcctgcaatgtgggagagctgggttcaatccctgggtcgggaggatctcctgaagaagggagtggctacccacttcactattcttgccactgcagtattcctgcttggagaatcccatggacagagaagcctggcaggctacagtccataggattgcaaagagtcagacacaactgaagtgactcggtatgcacacacatgtactaAAACCAGCCAAAATATTTGATTCAGTAATCTCTGAAAAGAgatcttgaaaat
This portion of the Bubalus bubalis isolate 160015118507 breed Murrah chromosome 3, NDDB_SH_1, whole genome shotgun sequence genome encodes:
- the TPD52L3 gene encoding tumor protein D55, encoding MDPSCLESHPTLESDPEGLDFNSAGQDCFSSGHEFDSLYQELDLDSLNEDVLSQSMPDALTETSADLCESRLTAEPEDLTEAEQKQLKCELAKLEAEIVMLRQALAAKERRCVELKKKLALTAFVGLTQNLSKSWHDVQVSNAYMKQKTSAALSTMGSAICRKLGDMKKSVTFRSFEGLMGTIKSRVTGGRELGHDCLPSSAGSGDDPLPVSGSRDEPLPVSGSGNDPVLASRDDLLPFLEPE